In Rhodamnia argentea isolate NSW1041297 chromosome 4, ASM2092103v1, whole genome shotgun sequence, the following proteins share a genomic window:
- the LOC125314882 gene encoding transketolase-like, producing MLSVWLRIKLCRLLGSVRLRYVVLEDGCQMEGNASEVLSLAVEWGLRKVIVYYHDNHNSIDGDKEIAFTECWQMGRGSMLACCMSKKMVTLIMISMLSSRKQRISRTSYFD from the exons ATGTTGA GTGTTTGGTTAAGGATTAAATTATGCAGGTTGCTGGGATCTGTCAGGCTCAG ATATGTTGTCCTCGAAGATGGTTGTCAAATGGAAGGTAATGCCAGTGAAGTTTTGTCACTCGCTGTGGAGTGGGGACTTAGGAAGGTGATTGTTTACTATCATGACAACCACAACTCTATTGATGGTGACAAGGAGATTGCATTCACCGAGTGTTGGCAAATGGGTCGAGGGTCTATGTTGGCATGCTGTATGAGCAAAAAAATGGTAACACTAATTATGATATCAATGCTGTCATCTAGGAAGCAAAGGATTTCAAGGACAAGCTACTTTGATTAA
- the LOC125314883 gene encoding ATP synthase subunit alpha, chloroplastic-like, which translates to MVTIRADEISNIIRERIEQYNREVKIVNTGTVLQVGDGIARIYGLDEVMAGELVEFEEGTIGIALNLESNNVGVVLMGDGLMIQEGSSVKATGRIAQIPVSEAYLGRVINALAKPIDGRGEIYASESRLIESPAPGIISRRSVYEPLQTGLIAIDSMIPIGRGQRELIIGDRQTGKTAVATDTILNQQGQNVICVYVAIGQKTSSVAQVVNTLQEGGAMEYTIVVAETADSPATLQYLAPYTGAALAEYFMFRERHTLIIYDDLSKQAQAYRQMSLLLRRPPGREAYPGDVFYLHSRLLERAAKLSSLLGEGSMTALPIVETRSGDVSAYIPTNVISITDGQIFLSADLFNAGIRPAIKYAVSGCPFRSRVRGSEILEGVFEVLLRDAPGAICQILLGVLLENYQHEGSYDHCT; encoded by the exons ATGGTAACCATTAGAGCCGACGAAATTAGTAATATTATCCGTGAACGTATTGAGCAATATAATAGAGAAGTAAAGATTGTAAATACCGGTACTGTACTGCAAGTAGGCGACGGCATTGCTCGTATTTATGGTCTTGATGAAGTAATGGCGGGTGAATTAGTAGAATTTGAAGAGGGTACAATAGGGATTGCTCTGAATTTGGAATCAAATAATGTTGGTGTTGTATTAATGGGTGACGGTTTGATGATACAAGAGGGAAGTTCTGTAAAAGCAACAGGAAGAATTGCTCAGATACCGGTGAGTGAGGCTTATTTGGGTCGTGTTATAAATGCCCTGGCCAAACCTATTGATGGTCGAGGTGAAATTTACGCTTCTgaatctcgattaattgaatCTCCCGCTCCAGGTATTATTTCGAGACGTTCCGTATATGAGCCTCTTCAAACTGGACTTATTGCTATTGATTCGATGATCCCTATAGGACGTGGTCAGCGAGAATTAATTATTGGGGACAGACAGACCGGTAAAACAGCAGTAGCTACGGATACGATTCTCAATCAACAAGGTCAAAATGTAATATGTGTTTATGTAGCTATTGGTCAAAAAACATCTTCTGTGGCTCAGGTAGTGAATACTCTCCAGGAAGGGGGAGCTATGGAATACACTATTGTGGTAGCCGAAACGGCGGATTCCCCAGCTACGTTACAATACCTCGCTCCTTATACGGGAGCAGCTCTCGCTGAATATTTTATGTTTCGTGAACGACACACTTTAATCATTTATGATGATCTCTCCAAACAAGCACAGGCTTATCGTCAAATGTCTCTTCTATTACGAAGACCACCCGGTCGCGAAGCTTATCCAGGAGatgttttttatttgcattcacGCCTTTTGGAAAGAGCCGCTAAATTAAGTTCTCTTTTAGGTGAAGGAAGTATGACTGCCTTACCAATAGTGGAGACCCGGTCGGGAGATGTTTCGGCTTATATTCCTACTAATGTAATTTCCATTACGGATGGACAAATATTCTTATCAGCCGATCTATTTAATGCTGGAATCAGACCTGCTATTAAATATGCAGTTAGt GGGTGTCCTTTTAGGAGTCGTGTAAGAGGGAGTGAGATCTTAGAGGGGGTGTTTGAGGTATTGTTGAGAGATGCTCCTGGTGCAATCTGCCAGATCCTCTTGGGTGTACTTCTGGAGAATTACCAGCACGAAGGCAGTTATGATCATTGCACTTGA